Part of the Bubalus bubalis isolate 160015118507 breed Murrah chromosome 9, NDDB_SH_1, whole genome shotgun sequence genome is shown below.
AAAGAGTCACACCCGGACCCCTGCCGGCTTTGTGCAGGTGTGGGGATGTGGGGTCGGGTGGGGGAATTTGCAATCGCGATTAGATGTGGCCTCTCTCCTGGAGGGGCTCAAAGCCTAGTAGCAGAGGGCATGGATTAAAGAATCacagaaataatatttacaaatggAGGACTCAAGGAATGTCAACAGCTGGTAAGGCCTTCCTTCACCACCAGAGCTGGACTGTATGAACGTCCCAGCACACATGCATACCAGGAGCCGCAGGCACCACACAGTCCTACCCCCAGGGACTGGACCCTGGGCAAGGTTGTGGATAGTAAACACAGACTCACGATGCAAGAAATTCTGCTTTTATTGCATTGAAGGCTTTTCTGGAAGCCTGGAGGAAGTCAGGGGGACCCACTTGTCTCCCTCCAGCCACAAAGGCAGTGTGAGCCTCTGCTGCCTGTCCTGCCATGAAGTTTGGCTCCTAAAGGGTGGctgtgtgtcccctccctcctagaGGGGCTGTGAAGGCCGTGTGGGGataggcaggggctggggagtgtGAGGGTCCAGGGGGCAGACAGGCTTGATTCCTGTTTAGGCTGGAAATCGGGGAGGGCCTAGTCACGCCTCCCAAGAACACCCTGAGTCAGGGGCTGGAGACTGGGGGTGGAGCAGGTGTGGGGTTGTCAGCTCCAAGTTCAGGATCCGGGGCAGGGATGCTCCTTGCCAAGCCCCCTCCATAGGCCCCAAGTTAAGGGGAGGTCCAGTGGACGGCAAGTCTGCCCCCGGGCCTGGAGCCCAGCTCTCAGCACCCTGAGGTCTCccccaaaggacagaaatgagtaACAAAGTGAGAccgtaagaaaaaagaaaaagaacccacagtttctatttaaaaaaaccccgccctccccagggcccctggTCAGCTAGGAACCACCTCGGTCTTCACTCTTTTGGGAGGCCTGTGAGGGGAAGGGCTGTCCGGCCGCTCCCTTTTGGGGCTGGTGGGTCCAGAACCATTGTGCTGGGCGCAGGGCTCAGCTGTGGGTTCCTGCTTGGGGCTGGCAGGCACTGGGCTGTTGAGCTGGGGGGAGGCCTCCTCCTTGGGCCCCAGCTTGGGGGCAGGTGGGCGTGGCAGGGGCGGCAGTGCCCTCTCCACCACGTGGGGGCCGTCCCAGGCTGGGATCTCCAGGCCCAGGTGTTTCATGAGCCGCGTCATGACCTCATCAACATAACCGTGGATTCGCAGGTCTGCGTGGCGGTCCTGTGGAGGCGGGGACCAGTCAGGTGGAGGGAGAAGGCTTGAGGGGGGGTCCAGGGGTGATATCAGGGGTAGGTTCCCACACGTACGTGCTTGGTGGGCTGAAGGTTGATGATGACCAGGCGACCTCCACGGCGCTTGGTGGCGAGGGGAAGGTTCCCACTGGGCCGGATTTGCAGGGAGGTGCCCAGTGTGATGGACAGGTCTGCATTCCTGGGGCCAGGAGGCAGGATTAGTCTAAGCCCTTGGCAAGGGTCTCTGCAGCCCTCTTCCTGCCCCATGAGGCAGGGGCGTGTGGTGGCCAGCACATACACTCCCTGACCCTTGCTCAAACACCATGGCTTCAATGCTCTGCCAACACAACGGGGCCAGTCCCGGGAGACCTGCTCACACAGCACCCACCTCTGCTGTGGGCCCAGCCATGGCCTGCCTCTGATGCTTCCCTTCTGCTGGGCACCCCCCAACCCTGTCGGCAGAAGTGGAGCTGCTGGTGGGGAGCAGGCCATCTATACTTGGACTCCTGGGTTCTGATCCTGGCTCAGTCGCTTCTGGGCTGGGCAGCCTGGATAGAGGAGTCCAGTTgctccagcctcagtttcctcctctgtgaaatgggcctGAGCAGCACCCACCCTGGGGTGTGGTAAGGATGGTATGTGAGGGCTCAGTACAAGAGCTATTACGAGCAAAGTGAGGCCCAGACAGGGTGCTGATCACTCCTCTCTGGAATCCTTTCCTGAGGTCCCTCGGGGCTGGAGCTGGCTGTGTTTCTGCCCCtccctcacccaccccacccGGGACCCACTGGGGTCAGACCTGCTGGCCTCGTCGGCCAAGGTGAGGTCCCGGTCAGGCAGGgaatcctcccaatccaggatGGTATCTCTCAGCTCCCCCCTGTAGCAAGGGCAGGGGAGTCAGGAGACTGGTGGCCTCCCCTGGGGTCCAGGGCATGGGGAGGGGTCACTCACCTGCAGGCCCGCAGCCCTCTGGACTTGGCCACGGTGCAGAGCCGGCCCGTGGGTTTCAGGCCCATGCTGCCCACCACAGTGTCCCGGACATACTGCCTGTGCCGAGGAGGAAAGGGTCGGCTCACTGCTGGTTCCCAGGCAGCCACCCTGCAGCCCACCTGGGCAGCTCATGCTTTTTACACAGAGCTGTTTTCCCAGGAAAGTGCGGGAGCATAAGACCAGAATCTAAACATGAGGTGACAGCTGGCAAACCCAgcaggggctggggatggggaagcAGAGGGGGCCTTCCATGAAAAAGCtggcctggggacttccctggtaggttagtgtttaagactctgtggAGGGAGCATGgttctgccaacaccttgatgtTGGACTTGTAGCTTCCAGACCCATAAGAttatgaatttctgttgtttttaagttaCTCAGGTTTGTGGTTGTTTTGGCAGCTGCAGGAAATGAACACACCTCCCAGGAGGAAAATACACTCCCAGATCCCACCTTGGGAGGGTCACACCCCTGACTCTAGATGCAGCAGGCTTAGCTCACCAGGACCTTTTGGGGAGCCCGACCTGGGTCATCCATGCCTTGTGTCCCACCCCCTCCCGCAGTGGCACTCACGTCTTACACTTGACACATTCTTCTACAAACATGTTTCCGTGGAGCTCTGCCAGCTTGTctctgtgggaggagaaggaagaggctcaGTGGAGAAGCAGGATCCCCAGATCCCCAGCCAGCCAAGATCCAGAGGGCTCAGGGCTGGAATCCTCCCAGGACCAGGAAGAGGGGATCCCGCCCAGCTCTCCAGGTGCTACTGAGAGACCTGACAGCTGAGCGCCAACCCTCCCTGGCTGCCTCGCTGAACTGCCCCAGGGGcctggagagggaggggctgccatcaatgtccattttcttttttttttttttcaatgtccattttctagataaggaaactgaggctcagggagagggGTGGCCTGCTCAAGGCAGGGCAGGGGGCTGGACACTGGGGGCACCTGGGGAAGCCGGAGCGCACGTGCAGTCCGTCCACGTTCTGGCTGACCAGGAAGCGCAGGAGGCCCACACGCTCCAGCTGGACCAGCGCCATGTGGGTCTTTGTGGGCTGGGCGTTCTCGAAGGTGGTGTCGAACTTGGGGGCCAGGCCCCGCTCCTCCATCGTCCAGACGCCATGGGGGCCCCTGCGGCAGCAggtggaagagacagagagagtttAGAGACcaaggagagagagaacagaaaaagagagaaacaggcaGAGAAAAAGTCAGAGAGATCGATATAGACAAAGGAGGTGAGGTAGGAAACAGTGAGAACGTGGTACATAACAGGAGATATTAACTATTCAACTCGCCCAGCACTTACTGCTGCTGCACTTGGCATGGCCCTGCACTGGGGGATGCTGGGGCCCTAGTgcacccaggccctgccctcagggagtccATGGCCCTGCACAGGGTGATGCCGGGGCCCTAGTGCACCtaggccctgccctcagggaggtcTCCATCTTGTGAGGGAGAGACACAGGTGGACACAGACCCTCTGGGGGCCAGGGCAGAGGGAGCAACCCAGGGCTGGGCTGGTCCAGTGGAAGTGGTGAGGGCTCTTTGTGGGactctgggaaggcttcctggaggaggtggagcTGTCTCTGAACAGAGAGGAAAGGGCAGGGCTGTTCAGACAGTCTGGGGGCTGCTGGGGCTGAGGTTGGAGAGCTGAACCAAGGCTAGGTTGGGAAAGGCTTTAATTTCTAGCCCGAAGTGCTTGGAACTCTGAAGTGTGGCAATGGGGAGCGATGGCAGGTTATGGAAGGGGGATGAGATTCACACCTTAGAGTTCTAACACTCCTCCAGATGAGGAATCTGCTCTTCTGCTGTGAGAGTCTATGCTGGGGGCCTGAGAAGCCTCAGCAAGAGAATACAAGTGCAACAGACCTGCCCATCTGGGTGGGGTTGCAAACTTCACACCTACAGGGGCCACTTGGAGGCCACAATTTTGAGACCCCTGCTTTTCAGCAATGAGACCCTTGTCTAACACAGGCTGCCCGAAGTAGAGGGAAGTTAGACATTATCTGGTCTCACACCCTCACTTGCAGTTTAGGAAACTGAGGTCTGGATGGTTTCTATGGTAATAATAGAACCCAATATTTAGCCATGCACAGTGGGCCTAGACAAAAGACTTatgtttcccagcaccacttgcaaCTAGGTATAGTCACATGACCCAGTTCTCACCAATGAAAGGCAATGTTGGGTGTGATATAAAGGGACCTGCTTTGAAGGAAGGGTCTTACACATCCCCAACACCCTAGGGGACTGACGGGTCACCCTAGACTCAGTGGGAGGGAGGGCAGCAGGATGGGCTTTGATGCCTGTTCATCTGGCGAGCTCACAGGGAAGGCTGTGGCAGCCTGGCAGGCCCTGCCTCAACTTCCCGCCCTGCCCACCGACCTGAAGTCGGGGATGCCTGAGGCAGTGCTGATGCCTGCGCCTGTGTGGAACACCACACTGGAAGACTGCCAGATGAGCTGTGCCAGCTCCCACACCTTCTGCTCCAACTCCTCGGGGGGGTCGAAGACCTGTTGGGTGAGGGAGAGCAGCAGGGAGTGAAACAGAAGGGAGTGGGGCAGGTGCTACgtctctttagtcgtgtccgactctgtgcgaccccatggaccgcagcctgccaggctcctctgttcatgaactctccagacaagaatactggagggggctgccatttcctacaaAGATGACAGAGCCACAGTGAGGCAGGAGGTAcatgcccacccccaaccccctccacCGCCACCTTAACGGTTAACCGATTGGAGACTCATTCCCAGTGCTCCAAAGAAACTCTAAGGTGAGAACAGCAAGACAATTAAGGTAGGAcactgggccctgcccagatcacatatttctcattctcaaagtcaagAGACCTCACCGATCACACGTgggcagaaaggctccttggaggtcaaaggtGAATGATGCCAAAGGATAATCGACCCATGGGCCTTCATAGTAGAATCCATCTCGGCTAAGAGATGCACGTGCACATATGGGAGGAGCCTGAGATATACCAAACATGGActctgaaccaggcaaatcaaaatgaccggccaaaggaaatccagaagaaatgccccataaaagtgattTAAACTACCACAAGAGCACAACTCAGGGACTCTCCCTGAGTCTGCCTGTGTTTCTATCCTTAGGTAttgtactctttttcctcctaataaatactCTACTTGCTTCctcactactttctgtctttgtggaaactcttttctgcaaagctgaaggaccagggcccttgtcactgaccactaaTCTAGTGGTTAGGATCCAGTATTTTCACCACCTTGGCCAAGCCTCAATTTCTGGCTGGGAACTCAAGCCCCGCTTCAAGCAGTTTTAGGCCCAGGCCATTTGAGATCAATAAAGTGTGACTAAAACTGATTAGAagcaactaggtccaagatggcggaAGACGAGCCTTCCAggagaccttgagcctcattacaTGCTCACTGTAATACACCAGCATGATAAATGGCATGACAGTTCAGAAGGCGAAAAcgtgggtggtggcccaattcctggaaatccccaccccttccctgaaataattggaataatcctcccactcactagcctatgaaattatccagcccctaaaaactaaccacaccatatTTCAGAACCTCTCACCTGCTGAGATGGCCCACACCCTGTGTGTGGAGTGTTTCTCCCAAGGCTGTTCTCACCTTTTGAGACAGACTGCATTCTGTCTGCGGagagtgtttctctctaaataaatccacttcttacctatcactttggggcttcccaagtggcactagtggtaaaggacccatctaccaatgcaggagacctaagagacacgggttcaatccctgggttgggaagatcccctgaagaagaaaatggcaatcgactctagtattcttgcctggagaatcccatggacagaggagcctggcgggctatggcccacagggtcacaaagggtcagaaacaactgaagcaacttaacatgcatgcatgcacatatctCTGTCTcgcactgaattctttctgcagtgagaaataaagaaactgagcttcattaagtcctaaGACAAGGGTGTGATCTCAACTGAACcgtgggttcaaatcccactcCAAGTTCATGGTTTCAGGAGAAGTTACAACATGTCCCACAGTGGGcaagcccacaagccacagacTGCCTTGCCCAGGAGGAGGGGAATGGGTGGGAAAAGGCAGCTTGTAATCACATCCTTTCTCTGCCCACAGCCCTCCAGGGCTCCCACCTCTCTCGATGGAAAAACCCAAGTCCCCACCAAGTCCCACAAGGCCCTGCAGGACCTGCCCCATTcctgctctcccctcctccctctctccccttcatTCACTCCACACAGGCCTCCTTTATGTTCCTCCAACACACCAGGCACAGTTCAGCCTCAGGGCTTTGCAGAGGCAAAGCCCTCCACCTGGAATGTCCTTTGCCCAGACACCTACATGACTCCCCTTGCACTTCCTCTCCATCTT
Proteins encoded:
- the SIRT6 gene encoding NAD-dependent protein deacetylase sirtuin-6 isoform X2, with the protein product MRTRASAVYPRGPHGVWTMEERGLAPKFDTTFENAQPTKTHMALVQLERVGLLRFLVSQNVDGLHVRSGFPRDKLAELHGNMFVEECVKCKTQYVRDTVVGSMGLKPTGRLCTVAKSRGLRACRGELRDTILDWEDSLPDRDLTLADEASRNADLSITLGTSLQIRPSGNLPLATKRRGGRLVIINLQPTKHDRHADLRIHGYVDEVMTRLMKHLGLEIPAWDGPHVVERALPPLPRPPAPKLGPKEEASPQLNSPVPASPKQEPTAEPCAQHNGSGPTSPKRERPDSPSPHRPPKRVKTEVVPS
- the SIRT6 gene encoding NAD-dependent protein deacetylase sirtuin-6 isoform X1, with the translated sequence MSVNYAAGLSPYADKGKCGLPEVFDPPEELEQKVWELAQLIWQSSSVVFHTGAGISTASGIPDFRGPHGVWTMEERGLAPKFDTTFENAQPTKTHMALVQLERVGLLRFLVSQNVDGLHVRSGFPRDKLAELHGNMFVEECVKCKTQYVRDTVVGSMGLKPTGRLCTVAKSRGLRACRGELRDTILDWEDSLPDRDLTLADEASRNADLSITLGTSLQIRPSGNLPLATKRRGGRLVIINLQPTKHDRHADLRIHGYVDEVMTRLMKHLGLEIPAWDGPHVVERALPPLPRPPAPKLGPKEEASPQLNSPVPASPKQEPTAEPCAQHNGSGPTSPKRERPDSPSPHRPPKRVKTEVVPS